A genomic region of Dactylococcopsis salina PCC 8305 contains the following coding sequences:
- a CDS encoding Bax inhibitor-1/YccA family protein, with product MSNSYNFRKAMQETRGSAIIGPNVISNALPYLGGGLVLTALGTYGGLGVISNAPQLFMPTFIAAIIAELVLFFVARGVAENGNNSTALPLLALYSLLSGYTLSGLIYVALSSSAGVGGVGIAALGCGATFIVARSVGSNLSDEDGMALTKTVQLGVIALLVVLVGQLLFSFFGVFTPTWLEIGISGFGTLLFAGVAVVDFYILPRTYEDDKYLPAALSMYLTYINLFIFILRLVIALSGGRD from the coding sequence ATGCAGGAAACTCGTGGCAGTGCAATTATTGGACCCAATGTCATCTCTAATGCCCTTCCCTATCTAGGAGGAGGATTAGTTCTCACCGCGTTGGGAACTTATGGTGGCTTAGGCGTGATTAGCAATGCTCCTCAGCTATTTATGCCCACATTTATCGCTGCCATCATCGCCGAATTAGTCTTATTTTTTGTGGCGCGAGGAGTCGCAGAAAATGGCAACAATAGCACCGCGCTTCCCCTACTCGCCCTTTATAGCCTATTATCGGGTTATACCCTCAGTGGCTTGATTTATGTGGCTCTCAGCAGCAGTGCTGGTGTTGGCGGTGTGGGAATCGCAGCGTTAGGCTGTGGCGCGACATTTATCGTTGCTCGTTCCGTTGGTTCTAACCTTTCCGATGAAGACGGAATGGCTTTAACTAAAACCGTACAACTGGGAGTGATTGCTCTCTTGGTGGTTTTAGTCGGTCAACTCCTCTTTAGCTTCTTTGGTGTTTTTACACCCACTTGGCTAGAAATTGGAATTTCTGGCTTTGGAACGCTTTTATTTGCTGGTGTGGCTGTGGTTGATTTCTATATCCTCCCTCGCACCTACGAGGATGATAAATATCTTCCCGCCGCTCTCTCCATGTATCTCACTTACATCAACTTGTTTATCTTTATCTTACGATTAGTGATTGCCCTCAGTGGCGGTCGTGACTAA